The sequence below is a genomic window from Microbacterium sp. cx-55.
TCAGGCCGTGCGCGACGTCGATGCGGAAACCGTCGACTCCGCGGTCGAGCCAGAACCGCAGCACACTGCGGAACTGTTCGCGGACCTCGGGGTTCGTCCAGTCGAAGTCGGGCTGCGACGAGTCGAAGATGTGCAGGTACCACTGGCCCGGAGTGCCATCCGGTTCGGTCACGCGATCCCACATCGGTCCACCGAAGACCGACTCCCAGTTGTTGGGCGGCAGGTCGCCGTTCTCTCCGCGGCCGTCGCGGAAGATGTAGCGCGCGCGCTCGGGGCTGCCGGGAGGGGAGGCGAGGGCCTGCTGGAACCAGGTGTGCTGGTCGGAGGAGTGATTCGGAACGAGGTCGACGATGACCCGGATGCCGAGTCCGTGCGCGCGCGCCAGCATCGCGTCGAAGTCCGCGAGGGTGCCGAAGATCGGATCGACGTCGCAGTAGTCGGCGACGTCGTACCCGGCGTCCTTCTGCGGCGACACCATGAACGGGCTCAACCAGATGGCGTCGACCCCGAGGTCGGCGAGCGAGTCGAGGCGGGCCGTGATGCCCGGCAGGTCGCCGATGCCATCGCCGTCGGAGTCCGCGAACGACCGCGGGTAGATCTGATAGATCACCGCGGTGCGCCACCACTCGTCACCGGGGGCGGGGGCGAACGTTCCGGGCGCCGCCGCAGCGGTCGCGGCATCCTGCGTCGAAGTCATGGGGTCCAGGGTACCGGGTGAATCGTATCGATTCGATGCGAGTGCTTCCGGGGGCGTCGTGCGGCGGTACGGGCAGCACGTGCGCGAGCTCGAGAACGTGCGGTGCGGCAGCGGTCGCGGGCGGGTCCGGGTGTCTTCTCCCGGGCCGGAGGGCGGGGAGGCCGGCGGATGCGCCGACTAAGGTAGCGGGGTGCCGCATCCCGATCCCGCCGCTCTGACGCGCGCCGAAAGCCTCATCACGGTCATCCCCGACTACCCGAAGCCGGGCATCCTCTTCCGCGACATCGCTCCGCTCCTCGCGGACGGGCCGGCGTTGCGGGCCGTGACCGACGCCCTGATCGCCCCCTTCGAGGGCGAGTTCGACGTCGTCGCGGGAGTCGAGGCCCGCGGATTCCTGCTGGCCGGGGCCGTCGCGATCGCCGCCGGTGTGGGGCTCGTGCCGATCCGAAAGGCGGGCAAGCTGCCGCGGCCCGCCGCATCCGCCGACTACGCCCTCGAGTACGGCACCGCGACGATCGAGATGCACGACGACATCCCGCGGGGAACGCGCGTGCTGCTGCTCGACGACGTGCTCGCCACCGGCGGCACGCTGGTCGCCGCACGCGACCTCGTCGCCCGGGTCGGCGGCGTCGTCACCGGCACCGCCGTGCTCATGGAGCTCGAGGGTCTCGGCGGTCGCGAGCAGCTCGCCGATCTGCGGCTGCACACGATCTTCCGCGGCTGACCCGCGCGGGCGGGTGCCGGTTCGGGTCGGTGTTGGTGCGTGCCGGCTTTGGTGCGCGCGGGCGGGGGGTTCGTGCGCGCAGTGGCTCGCGCGCTACTTTCCTGCGTCCGCGCCACCGATCCGAGGCGCGCGGACAGGAAAGTGGCGCGCGATGATGACCGAGCGGGAGACTCGGGCCTGCGCGGATGCGCTGGGCGGTAGCTTTCGCGCGCGCCAGTTTCCTGCTGACGCGCCACCGATCTGAGGCGCGCGGACAGGAAAGTGGCGCGCGGTGGGTTGCATGGACTTCCCTACGGGATCGGGGGCTGCGGGGGCGCTCGAGGTCAAGGCCGCGCCAGGGGGGCGGATGCGGGCGTAGCGTGGCGGATGCGCACGTTCGATGCGTGCGCATGAAATTTGGAGGTTGAAATGTCCACTCTCGCCCACGCCGCCGTCCTCGACGCCGTCGATGCGCCGTTCGTCTTCCAGGACATCGAGCTGCAGGACCCCAAGCCCGACGAGCTGCTCGTGCGCATCGTCGCCACGGGCCTCTGTCACACCGATCTCGCCGTGCAGCACGGCCACATCCCGAGCGCATTTCCGCGTGTGCTCGGTCACGAGGGCGCCGGCATCGTCGAGCGCGTGGGGGAGGCGACGACCGGCTTCGCCCCCGGCGACCACGTCGCGCTGTCGTTCGCATCCTGCGGGCACTGCGAGAACTGCGTCGCAGGACGGGTCGCCTACTGCCTGGACTTCATGACCCTCAACGTGGCGGGGGTCCGGGCCGACGGGTCCGGCACGATGGCGGCCCCGGATGGCGGCGACGTCACCGGGAGTTTCTTCGGCCAGTCCTCGTTCGCCAGCTACTCGCTCGTCGCCGCCCGGAACGCCGTCAAGATCGACGCCAGCATCCCGCTCGAACTCGTCGGTCCGCTCGGATGCGGCGTGCAGACCGGTGCCGGCACGGTGTTGAACTCGCTCGGAGTCGGCGCGGGCGATGCCCTCGTCGTCAGTGGCGCCGGCGCGGTCGGGCTCTCCGCGATCATGGCGGCGAAGGCCGCGGGTGCGACGACGATCGTCGCGGTAGACGTGCTGCCGGAGCGTCTCGAGGTCGCCCGCGAGCTCGGTGCGACCCACGTCGTCGACGGTCGCGCCGACGACGTCGTCGACCAGATCAAGGCCGCCACCGGCGGAGTCGGTGCCCCGTTCGCGATCGACACGACCGCCATCCCCGCCGTCATCGGCAACCTCGTTGCATCCTCCCGGTTCGGTGCGAAGGTCGCGACCGTCGGCGTTCCGAAGCCGGATGCTGTCGTGCCCGCGGGTCTCTTCTCGGGCTCGGGCGTCACTCTCATCGGGGCGATCGAGGGCGACTCCGTGCCGCAGACGTTCATCCCGAAGCTGCTCGCGATGTATCAGGCCGGGGACTTCCCGTTCGATCGGCTCGTCACCACCTACCCGTTCGCGGAGATCGAGAAGGCCATCGCCGACACCCAGTCCGGTGCGGCGGTCAAGGCGGTGCTCG
It includes:
- a CDS encoding NAD(P)-dependent alcohol dehydrogenase, translated to MSTLAHAAVLDAVDAPFVFQDIELQDPKPDELLVRIVATGLCHTDLAVQHGHIPSAFPRVLGHEGAGIVERVGEATTGFAPGDHVALSFASCGHCENCVAGRVAYCLDFMTLNVAGVRADGSGTMAAPDGGDVTGSFFGQSSFASYSLVAARNAVKIDASIPLELVGPLGCGVQTGAGTVLNSLGVGAGDALVVSGAGAVGLSAIMAAKAAGATTIVAVDVLPERLEVARELGATHVVDGRADDVVDQIKAATGGVGAPFAIDTTAIPAVIGNLVASSRFGAKVATVGVPKPDAVVPAGLFSGSGVTLIGAIEGDSVPQTFIPKLLAMYQAGDFPFDRLVTTYPFAEIEKAIADTQSGAAVKAVLVLP
- a CDS encoding adenine phosphoribosyltransferase; the encoded protein is MPHPDPAALTRAESLITVIPDYPKPGILFRDIAPLLADGPALRAVTDALIAPFEGEFDVVAGVEARGFLLAGAVAIAAGVGLVPIRKAGKLPRPAASADYALEYGTATIEMHDDIPRGTRVLLLDDVLATGGTLVAARDLVARVGGVVTGTAVLMELEGLGGREQLADLRLHTIFRG